From the genome of Bacteroidota bacterium, one region includes:
- a CDS encoding SGNH/GDSL hydrolase family protein — MYFRILNNIIIMFLVLMFFSCSGGDAVKNKVVYNSIKDVSVDSWKELSTKNIYFGHQSVGSNIIDGIKDLMNENKNIKLRIVELSDDIDLKGGMFIHSRIGKNHEPVTKLDAFSKILESDIGKKIDIAMFKFCYVDVTDKTNITQLFENYRKTIKEIKQKHPSVKVIMFTVPLQITSVTYKTKFKQMTGIGDLWEYKDNLKRNQFNKMIISEFSDNELIFDIASYEAMMSDHNYQTFEFEKKKYFSLNPEYTNDGSHLNELGRKKIAEDLLLELVNI, encoded by the coding sequence ATGTATTTTAGAATTTTAAATAATATAATCATTATGTTTTTAGTCTTGATGTTTTTTAGTTGCAGTGGAGGCGACGCAGTGAAAAATAAAGTTGTATATAATTCAATCAAAGATGTTTCAGTTGACTCATGGAAAGAATTATCAACTAAAAATATTTATTTTGGGCACCAATCTGTGGGCTCAAACATTATAGATGGTATTAAAGACTTGATGAATGAAAACAAAAATATAAAGTTAAGAATTGTTGAATTATCTGATGATATCGATTTAAAAGGTGGTATGTTCATTCACTCAAGAATAGGGAAAAATCACGAACCGGTAACAAAATTAGATGCCTTTAGTAAAATTCTTGAGAGTGATATTGGTAAAAAAATTGATATTGCAATGTTCAAATTCTGTTATGTGGATGTGACAGACAAGACTAACATAACTCAATTATTTGAAAATTATCGTAAAACAATCAAAGAAATTAAACAAAAACATCCATCTGTAAAAGTGATTATGTTTACAGTCCCACTTCAAATTACATCGGTAACATATAAAACAAAGTTTAAACAAATGACAGGTATAGGGGACTTGTGGGAATATAAGGACAATTTAAAACGTAATCAATTCAACAAAATGATCATATCGGAATTTTCAGATAATGAATTGATTTTTGATATTGCATCTTATGAAGCTATGATGTCAGATCATAACTATCAGACGTTTGAATTTGAAAAAAAGAAATATTTTAGTTTAAACCCAGAATATACAAATGATGGTTCCCACCTCAATGAGTTAGGAAGGAAAAAGATTGCTGAAGACCTGCTGTTAGAACTTGTAAATATTTAA